A genomic region of Xanthomonas campestris pv. phormiicola contains the following coding sequences:
- a CDS encoding ROK family protein: protein MLHADFPPRVSVGGRQLLDRVFKAGVQTQAVLSRDLGLSQPTVARLLQGFVQDKMVQLSARAAEGRGNPSVDVRLAPDYAYAFGIGLMGDVVALALVDFAGAVRGQRRVGLADMRRAPVLAQLLRFREELFAETGVDPARVVGAGMAISAFFTGQGQQMAGPPALEDWTQVELGPILEDALGCAVMVENDGAAAAVAESLYGVGRDCRDFAYLHLTNGFGGGIIADGRLFRGHRGNAGEFGGIWTVGGMAYPNLDALLALVRAAGQDYAGVEQMLGDIGPHSPGVDAWLALAEAPFSQLCAYLAYTLDPQAIVIGGRLPAPIGERLIERIRIPRAPNRHGLAPPLPELRIAGTAGDAVTLGAALMPLQRAFFA, encoded by the coding sequence ATGCTCCATGCCGACTTCCCCCCACGCGTCAGCGTCGGCGGCCGCCAGTTGCTCGACCGTGTGTTCAAGGCCGGGGTGCAGACCCAGGCGGTGCTGAGTCGCGACCTGGGCCTGTCGCAGCCCACGGTCGCACGCCTGCTGCAGGGCTTCGTGCAGGACAAGATGGTGCAGCTCAGCGCGCGCGCCGCCGAAGGCCGCGGCAACCCCAGCGTCGATGTGCGCCTGGCCCCGGACTACGCCTACGCGTTCGGCATCGGCCTCATGGGCGACGTGGTGGCGCTGGCCCTGGTCGATTTCGCCGGCGCGGTGCGCGGCCAGCGCCGCGTCGGCCTGGCCGACATGCGGCGCGCCCCGGTGCTGGCGCAGCTGCTGCGGTTCCGCGAGGAGCTGTTCGCCGAAACCGGCGTGGATCCGGCGCGGGTGGTCGGCGCGGGCATGGCGATTTCGGCCTTCTTCACCGGACAGGGCCAGCAGATGGCCGGGCCACCGGCGCTGGAGGACTGGACCCAGGTCGAGCTGGGTCCGATCCTGGAAGACGCGCTGGGCTGTGCGGTCATGGTGGAGAACGACGGCGCGGCGGCGGCGGTGGCCGAGAGCCTGTACGGGGTCGGCCGCGACTGCCGCGATTTCGCCTACCTGCACCTGACCAACGGCTTCGGCGGCGGCATCATCGCCGACGGCCGGCTGTTCCGCGGCCATCGCGGCAATGCCGGCGAGTTCGGCGGCATCTGGACCGTCGGCGGCATGGCCTACCCGAACCTGGACGCATTGCTGGCGCTGGTCCGCGCGGCGGGGCAGGACTACGCCGGCGTGGAGCAGATGCTGGGCGACATCGGCCCGCACAGCCCGGGCGTGGACGCCTGGCTGGCGCTGGCCGAAGCGCCGTTCTCGCAGTTGTGCGCGTACCTGGCCTACACCCTGGATCCACAGGCGATCGTCATCGGCGGGCGCCTGCCGGCGCCGATCGGCGAGCGCCTGATCGAACGCATCCGTATCCCGCGTGCACCCAACCGGCATGGGTTGGCGCCGCCGCTGCCGGAACTGCGCATCGCGGGTACCGCGGGCGACGCGGTGACCCTGGGCGCGGCGCTCATGCCATTGCAGCGAGCCTTCTTCGCCTGA
- a CDS encoding glutathione binding-like protein: protein MKLYAKPGACSLADHIALRWAALPFELELLDAASMKAPAYLAINPAGAVPALQVDDWVLTQNSAILNYIADRAPAAQLAGDGSARSRAEVQRWLAFLNADLHPAFHPLFGSTRYLEDAAVIARTQEHARERVRTLYARVDAQLATQPWLAGAQRSIADAYLFVTLRWAQALKIELGANLQDFFARMAADPQVQAALQAEGLN from the coding sequence ATGAAACTGTATGCCAAACCCGGCGCCTGCTCGCTGGCCGACCACATCGCGTTGCGCTGGGCAGCGTTGCCGTTCGAACTGGAACTGCTCGATGCCGCGTCGATGAAGGCGCCAGCCTATCTCGCCATCAATCCCGCCGGCGCGGTGCCTGCGCTGCAGGTGGACGACTGGGTGCTGACCCAGAACTCGGCGATCCTCAACTACATCGCCGATCGCGCACCAGCGGCGCAGCTGGCCGGCGACGGCAGCGCGCGCAGCCGCGCCGAAGTGCAGCGTTGGCTCGCCTTCCTCAACGCCGACCTGCATCCGGCCTTCCATCCGCTGTTCGGCAGCACGCGCTACCTGGAGGACGCGGCGGTGATCGCGCGCACCCAGGAACATGCGCGCGAGCGCGTGCGCACGCTGTACGCACGCGTGGATGCGCAACTGGCGACGCAGCCGTGGCTCGCCGGCGCACAACGCTCGATCGCCGATGCCTATCTGTTCGTCACGCTGCGTTGGGCGCAAGCGCTGAAGATCGAACTCGGTGCCAACCTGCAGGACTTCTTCGCGCGCATGGCGGCAGATCCGCAGGTGCAGGCGGCGCTGCAGGCCGAAGGGCTGAATTGA
- a CDS encoding glycerophosphodiester phosphodiesterase family protein has product MGAAIWLPLIAAAAPSLPERLRDPHGDTLVVSHRACWKFAAENTLDGIAACIARGVDMVEVDVRTTRDGTLVLMHDERVDRTTDGNGAVADLDAAQIAALRVRTHGGGRNSTLTHWHPPTLAQALATARGKVLVNLDVKAAALEQIIDVVEAAGAQREVLLNVPLDVPPAALQRAHAAGIALQVLYLQRETALSPQQALRRAAALRPAVVQLMFDDPAVLDIAQRELAPRARLFVNTMTNDIASGRPMRLSANYTDQRALRDPASVWGALRAHGVSMIQTDEPLALQRYLRAAQ; this is encoded by the coding sequence ATGGGTGCGGCGATCTGGCTGCCGCTGATCGCGGCGGCAGCGCCGTCGCTCCCCGAGCGCCTGCGCGATCCGCATGGCGATACGCTGGTGGTGTCGCATCGCGCGTGCTGGAAGTTCGCCGCGGAGAACACCCTCGACGGCATCGCCGCGTGCATCGCGCGCGGCGTGGACATGGTCGAGGTCGACGTGCGCACCACCCGCGACGGCACGCTGGTGCTGATGCACGACGAGCGCGTGGATCGCACCACCGACGGAAATGGCGCAGTGGCCGACCTGGACGCGGCGCAGATCGCCGCGTTGCGCGTGCGTACACACGGTGGCGGCCGCAACAGCACACTCACCCACTGGCACCCGCCGACGCTGGCGCAGGCGCTGGCAACGGCGCGCGGCAAGGTACTGGTAAACCTGGACGTCAAGGCCGCCGCACTGGAGCAGATCATCGACGTGGTCGAGGCGGCCGGTGCACAACGCGAGGTGCTGTTGAACGTACCGCTGGACGTGCCGCCGGCTGCGCTGCAGCGCGCGCACGCAGCCGGCATCGCGCTGCAGGTGCTGTACCTGCAGCGCGAAACCGCGCTTTCGCCGCAGCAGGCGCTGCGCCGCGCCGCCGCGCTGCGTCCGGCGGTGGTGCAGTTGATGTTCGACGACCCGGCAGTGTTGGACATCGCCCAACGCGAACTGGCGCCACGCGCGCGCCTGTTCGTCAACACGATGACCAACGACATCGCCAGCGGCCGGCCGATGCGGCTGTCGGCGAACTACACCGACCAGCGCGCGCTGCGCGATCCGGCCAGCGTCTGGGGCGCGCTGCGTGCGCATGGGGTGAGCATGATCCAGACCGACGAGCCGCTGGCGCTGCAACGCTATCTGCGCGCTGCGCAGTAG
- a CDS encoding cell wall hydrolase: MKLAWILWLSQLLPQPAADSLCLSTTVYLEARDQTLRGQQAVAEVALRRLDSGLWGNSMCQVVTARKQFAPGLVKPGTELKNDDAWADAVDVAFAAERNWALPQGQRKEIVPGASHFAAHAIASPSWRNAYQVATIGDHTFYRVQKLRPRNAS, translated from the coding sequence ATGAAACTGGCCTGGATACTCTGGTTGTCGCAGCTGTTGCCGCAACCCGCCGCCGATTCGCTGTGTTTGAGCACCACCGTCTATCTGGAAGCGCGCGACCAGACGCTGCGCGGCCAGCAGGCCGTCGCCGAAGTGGCGCTGCGGCGCCTGGACAGCGGCCTGTGGGGCAACTCGATGTGCCAGGTGGTCACCGCGCGCAAGCAGTTCGCGCCGGGACTGGTGAAACCGGGCACCGAATTGAAGAACGACGACGCCTGGGCCGATGCGGTCGACGTCGCCTTCGCCGCCGAGCGCAACTGGGCGTTGCCGCAAGGCCAGCGCAAGGAGATCGTGCCCGGCGCCAGCCATTTCGCCGCGCATGCGATCGCCAGCCCGAGCTGGCGCAACGCCTACCAGGTGGCGACGATCGGCGACCACACGTTCTACCGCGTGCAGAAGCTGCGGCCGCGCAACGCTTCCTGA
- a CDS encoding TonB-dependent receptor plug domain-containing protein, which yields MRTNHPHRSLLALALSSALAAGAHAQEPPQAPAADATTTLDQIVVTGTPQGQSQKDAPFAISVVSKQRLDRAAPSSSVDMLRAVPGFSAEPSGGQGGGQNLYVRGLPAGGWYYVQYQEDGMTLFDEPQESFFNVDTLFSLDMMTERLEVVRGGTSPLFATNAPGGTVNAITRHGTATPEGAVRMTVGSDGLRREDAYSSGPLSENVLYSIGGYHRSDDGLRETGYTADKGGQLRGNLTFLMGDAILDVDAKYLDDRTAFYNPIPLDDPRTPSQSLSALLDALDGTLLSNDLRRTTVPTFDGNRILSRNLDLADGIHNQVKQLGTHLEWNLDDGLTLNNRMRFVDAEVDYTALFSGAAPSDAAAYLSTQLGRARTGFGNRVARVGYVTSGTGTAYDPAGADGLVLESGLWNARTHLRTLSDDLRLSKAFDASALGQHTLTAGVNVQHFEFAQDRLQNTVLTTLQNNAQRLDVLAYDAAGNVVGSVTQNGFVRYGNGVTRGFANGTYLSPYLWDSARFGRLGVDAGVRYTRYSADGGVYANTTRNLGNPGTLADDNVGGLSGAFSAREDRRHATQWTLGAEFALTPQLQTFARYTKSQRLPRLQNVYQTQNAAVTDIDQAEAGLRGAFGDTFSFSTVGFWSRFNDLSVSAIVLNDAGAVQTLALVGKTQTFGLESEFTWRPSAYFGVTGSATLQDPQTRSLANATTGVSYGDLDGKQIARIPRFIASLSPTLYFDIAGRPLELSATAYRMGQRYVDYTNATALPAYTTYDLGVFAHLSDNVELQLHAANVDNGTGLTEGNARVDTLSGQGTAEAIYARPIFGRNYNASLTWRW from the coding sequence ATGCGTACCAACCATCCACACCGGAGCCTGCTCGCGCTGGCACTGTCTTCCGCTCTCGCCGCCGGCGCCCATGCCCAGGAGCCGCCGCAGGCACCCGCCGCCGACGCCACCACCACGCTGGATCAGATCGTCGTCACCGGTACCCCGCAGGGCCAGTCGCAGAAGGACGCACCGTTCGCGATCAGCGTGGTGTCCAAGCAACGCCTGGATCGCGCGGCGCCGAGCAGCAGCGTCGACATGCTGCGCGCCGTGCCCGGTTTCTCGGCCGAGCCCTCCGGCGGCCAGGGCGGCGGCCAGAACCTGTACGTGCGCGGCCTGCCCGCCGGCGGCTGGTACTACGTGCAGTACCAGGAAGACGGCATGACCCTGTTCGACGAGCCGCAGGAAAGCTTCTTCAACGTCGATACGCTGTTCTCGCTGGACATGATGACCGAGCGCCTGGAAGTGGTGCGCGGCGGCACCTCGCCGCTGTTCGCGACCAATGCACCGGGCGGCACGGTCAACGCCATCACCCGCCACGGCACCGCCACGCCCGAGGGCGCGGTGCGCATGACCGTCGGCAGCGACGGCCTGCGCCGCGAGGACGCCTACAGTTCCGGCCCGCTGAGCGAGAACGTGCTGTACAGCATCGGCGGCTACCACCGCAGCGACGACGGCTTGCGCGAGACCGGCTACACCGCCGACAAGGGCGGCCAGTTGCGCGGCAACCTGACCTTCCTGATGGGCGATGCGATCCTCGACGTGGACGCCAAATATCTCGACGACCGCACCGCGTTCTACAACCCGATTCCGCTGGACGATCCGCGCACGCCCTCGCAGTCGCTGTCGGCGCTGCTCGACGCGCTGGACGGCACCCTGCTGTCCAACGACCTGCGCCGGACCACGGTGCCGACCTTCGACGGCAACCGCATCCTGTCCCGCAACCTGGACCTGGCCGACGGCATCCACAACCAGGTCAAGCAACTCGGCACCCACCTGGAGTGGAACCTGGACGACGGCCTGACCCTGAACAATCGCATGCGCTTCGTCGATGCCGAGGTGGACTACACCGCGCTGTTCTCCGGCGCCGCGCCGTCCGACGCGGCCGCCTACCTGTCCACCCAGCTCGGCCGCGCGCGCACCGGTTTCGGCAACCGCGTGGCCCGCGTCGGCTACGTCACCAGCGGCACCGGCACCGCCTACGACCCGGCCGGCGCCGACGGCCTGGTGCTGGAAAGCGGCCTGTGGAACGCACGCACCCACCTGCGCACCCTGTCCGACGATCTGCGCCTGAGCAAAGCATTCGATGCATCGGCGCTCGGCCAGCACACCTTGACCGCCGGGGTGAACGTGCAGCACTTCGAATTCGCGCAGGATCGCCTGCAGAACACCGTGCTGACCACGCTGCAGAACAACGCGCAGCGCCTGGACGTGCTGGCCTACGATGCGGCCGGCAACGTGGTCGGCTCGGTGACCCAGAACGGCTTCGTGCGCTATGGCAACGGCGTGACTCGCGGCTTCGCCAACGGTACCTACCTGTCGCCGTACCTGTGGGACTCGGCCAGGTTCGGCCGCCTCGGCGTGGACGCCGGCGTGCGCTACACCCGCTACAGCGCCGACGGCGGCGTGTATGCCAACACCACGCGCAATCTCGGCAACCCCGGCACCCTGGCCGACGACAACGTCGGCGGCCTCAGCGGCGCGTTCAGCGCGCGCGAGGATCGCCGCCATGCCACGCAGTGGACGCTCGGCGCCGAGTTCGCGCTGACTCCGCAATTGCAGACCTTCGCTCGCTATACCAAGTCGCAGCGCCTGCCGCGATTGCAGAACGTCTACCAGACCCAGAACGCGGCGGTCACCGACATCGACCAGGCCGAGGCCGGCCTGCGCGGCGCCTTCGGCGATACCTTCTCGTTCTCCACCGTCGGCTTCTGGAGCCGCTTCAACGACCTGTCGGTCAGCGCGATCGTGCTCAACGATGCCGGTGCGGTGCAGACCCTGGCGCTGGTCGGCAAGACCCAGACCTTCGGCCTGGAATCGGAATTCACCTGGCGTCCGTCGGCGTACTTCGGCGTGACCGGCTCGGCCACGCTGCAGGATCCGCAGACGCGCAGCCTGGCCAATGCCACTACCGGCGTCAGCTACGGCGACCTGGACGGCAAGCAGATCGCGCGCATCCCCAGATTCATCGCCTCGCTGAGCCCGACCCTGTACTTCGACATCGCCGGGCGTCCGCTGGAACTCTCGGCCACCGCCTACCGCATGGGCCAGCGCTACGTCGACTACACCAACGCCACCGCGCTGCCCGCCTACACCACCTACGACCTGGGCGTGTTCGCCCACCTCAGCGACAACGTGGAACTGCAGCTGCATGCGGCCAACGTGGACAACGGCACCGGCCTGACCGAAGGCAACGCGCGGGTGGACACGCTGTCCGGGCAAGGCACCGCCGAGGCGATCTATGCGCGACCGATCTTCGGCCGCAACTACAACGCGTCGCTGACCTGGCGGTGGTGA
- a CDS encoding MFS transporter, translating to MSPPPSRPAPHDPTSSPVALPLSMAGLQAYALAHFGKSLLWYAGELLLIYSLTEHAGLDATAAGLVLALGLLVSAAIGLGAGWSLRRQLRGVASVGRLQWRGLSTAALALLLVFAAPLLPAPLRLGYVLVLSLQFRIAYAVCDVAQNTLLSLVRWPWRGHDGASALRLAGSSIAALLISVIVGAMLARGADGAAFALQASALLAAVAVLCAWHLRRVLLGDGAPLAGAIADAPTRTEPAPCWRAIPWQPLLLIAAISLTLPAFTKLAPYVAAYGLLSPDWGSAVLIAYALGSVLVQPLAARLGRQHPPPQRLAWLGAALLLSAPLFALALPAQPRLSLLAAACIGAIGGSGGQVVWAWHAQLTAERAVAQHALCFAALVASAQVALAAGIAVIGLLLGAVDYRESHCLLLRWAMAAGPLACGALCLLLALLSGRRPLRRRRLAAMA from the coding sequence ATGAGTCCGCCTCCGTCCCGCCCCGCCCCGCACGACCCCACGTCGTCGCCGGTGGCGCTACCGTTGTCCATGGCCGGCCTGCAGGCCTACGCGCTGGCGCATTTCGGCAAGAGCCTGCTGTGGTACGCCGGCGAACTGCTGCTGATCTATTCGCTGACCGAACACGCCGGACTGGATGCGACCGCCGCCGGGCTGGTATTGGCGCTGGGCCTGCTGGTCAGCGCGGCGATCGGCCTCGGCGCCGGCTGGAGCCTGCGCCGGCAGCTGCGTGGGGTGGCCAGCGTCGGGCGCCTGCAGTGGCGGGGCCTGAGCACGGCGGCGCTGGCGCTGCTGCTGGTGTTCGCCGCGCCGCTGCTGCCGGCGCCGCTGCGGCTGGGCTACGTGCTGGTGCTCAGCCTGCAGTTCCGCATCGCCTACGCGGTCTGCGACGTGGCGCAGAACACCTTGCTGAGCCTGGTGCGTTGGCCGTGGCGCGGCCACGACGGCGCCAGCGCATTGCGTCTGGCCGGCAGCAGCATCGCGGCGCTGCTGATCAGCGTGATCGTTGGCGCGATGCTGGCGCGCGGTGCCGACGGCGCGGCCTTCGCACTGCAGGCCAGTGCCCTGCTGGCCGCGGTGGCGGTGCTGTGCGCCTGGCATCTGCGACGGGTGCTCCTGGGTGATGGCGCACCGCTGGCGGGCGCCATCGCCGACGCACCGACACGCACCGAACCGGCGCCTTGCTGGCGCGCGATTCCCTGGCAGCCGCTGCTGCTGATCGCCGCGATCTCACTGACCCTGCCCGCCTTCACCAAACTGGCGCCGTACGTGGCCGCCTACGGCCTGCTGTCGCCGGACTGGGGCAGCGCGGTGCTGATCGCCTATGCGCTGGGGTCGGTGCTGGTGCAGCCGCTGGCCGCTCGGCTGGGCCGGCAGCATCCGCCGCCGCAACGGCTGGCCTGGCTCGGCGCGGCGCTGCTGCTGAGCGCGCCGCTGTTCGCGCTGGCGCTGCCGGCGCAGCCGCGCCTGAGCCTGCTGGCGGCCGCGTGCATCGGCGCGATCGGCGGCAGCGGCGGCCAAGTGGTCTGGGCTTGGCATGCGCAGCTGACCGCCGAACGCGCGGTCGCCCAGCACGCGCTGTGCTTCGCCGCGCTGGTGGCCAGCGCACAGGTGGCGCTGGCCGCCGGCATCGCCGTGATCGGGCTGCTGCTGGGCGCGGTGGACTACCGCGAGAGCCATTGCCTGCTGTTGCGCTGGGCGATGGCCGCCGGTCCGCTGGCCTGCGGTGCGCTGTGCCTGCTGCTGGCGCTGCTGTCAGGGCGCCGCCCGCTCAGGCGAAGAAGGCTCGCTGCAATGGCATGA
- the prpE gene encoding propionate--CoA ligase: MDYATLYRRSIEQPQEFWAEQAKAIHWQRPPQAILEYDDPPFRRWFGGGLTNLCYNAVDRHLPERAAQLALVAVSSETGQTREFTYAQLHAEVVAFAAVLLRLDVQRGDRVVIYMPNMAEAVFAMLACARIGAVHSVVFGGFAAHNLALRIDDAAPKLLIAADAGSRGGKIIPYKPLVDAACAEASAPPPKVLIVSRGLDPAQPRNDGRDVDYAELRAQVSDAQVPVAWLESNEPSYLLYTSGTTGKPKGVQRDVGGYAVALALSMRTVFDCAPGQVMFSTSDVGWAVGHSYNVYGPLIAGCTSLLYEGLPVNPDPGVWWALCEKYRVRTMFSSPTAIRVLKKHPAHYIHDRDLSALQYLFLAGEPLDEPTALWIGEALGKPVIDNYWQTETGWPALTLLPGLEMRPVKPGSPGFPNLGYKMNIVDAQGVEVPAGRKGVLVIEPPLPPGCMTTVWNDDARFLRSYFGHFDELLYSSLDWAIRDDDGYTFILGRTDDVINVAGHRLGTREIEEAIAGHPDVAEVAVIGMHDELKGQVPVVFATLKAQAAPAAAAGIAEQLRQCVVERLGAVARPAQVYLVQALPKTRSGKLLRRSLQALAEQRDPGDLSTLDDPGALDEIRRVLGR; this comes from the coding sequence ATGGACTACGCGACGCTGTACCGGCGCTCGATCGAGCAGCCGCAGGAGTTCTGGGCCGAGCAGGCCAAGGCCATCCACTGGCAGCGGCCGCCGCAGGCGATCCTGGAATACGACGACCCGCCGTTCCGGCGCTGGTTCGGCGGCGGGCTGACCAACCTGTGCTACAACGCGGTCGATCGGCACCTGCCCGAGCGCGCCGCGCAGCTGGCGCTGGTGGCGGTGTCCAGCGAGACCGGGCAGACCCGCGAATTCACCTATGCGCAGCTGCACGCCGAGGTCGTCGCCTTCGCCGCGGTGCTGCTGCGCCTGGACGTGCAGCGCGGCGACCGCGTGGTGATCTACATGCCGAACATGGCCGAGGCGGTGTTCGCGATGCTGGCCTGCGCGCGCATCGGCGCGGTGCACTCGGTGGTGTTCGGCGGCTTCGCCGCGCACAACCTGGCGCTGCGCATCGACGATGCGGCGCCGAAGCTGCTGATCGCCGCCGACGCCGGCAGTCGCGGCGGCAAGATCATTCCGTACAAGCCGCTGGTCGATGCTGCCTGCGCGGAAGCCAGCGCGCCGCCGCCGAAGGTGCTGATCGTCTCGCGCGGGCTGGATCCGGCGCAGCCGCGCAACGACGGCCGCGACGTGGACTACGCCGAGTTGCGCGCGCAGGTCAGCGACGCGCAGGTGCCGGTGGCGTGGCTGGAATCCAACGAACCCAGCTACCTGCTGTACACCTCCGGCACCACCGGCAAGCCCAAGGGCGTGCAGCGCGACGTCGGCGGCTATGCGGTGGCGCTGGCGCTGTCGATGCGCACGGTGTTCGATTGCGCGCCGGGCCAGGTGATGTTCTCCACCTCCGATGTCGGCTGGGCGGTCGGCCATTCGTACAACGTGTACGGTCCGCTGATCGCCGGCTGCACCTCGCTGCTGTACGAGGGCTTGCCGGTCAATCCGGATCCCGGCGTGTGGTGGGCGCTGTGCGAGAAGTACCGGGTGCGCACCATGTTCTCCTCGCCGACCGCGATCCGGGTGCTGAAGAAGCACCCGGCGCACTACATCCATGATCGCGACCTGAGCGCGCTGCAGTACCTGTTCCTGGCCGGAGAACCGCTGGACGAGCCGACCGCGCTGTGGATCGGGGAGGCGCTGGGCAAGCCGGTCATCGACAACTACTGGCAGACCGAGACCGGCTGGCCGGCGCTGACCCTGCTGCCTGGACTGGAAATGCGGCCGGTCAAGCCGGGTTCGCCGGGGTTTCCCAACCTGGGCTACAAGATGAACATCGTCGACGCGCAAGGCGTCGAGGTGCCGGCCGGACGCAAGGGCGTGCTGGTGATCGAGCCGCCGCTGCCGCCGGGCTGCATGACCACGGTGTGGAACGACGACGCGCGCTTCCTGCGCAGCTATTTCGGCCATTTCGACGAATTGCTGTACAGCTCGCTGGACTGGGCGATCCGCGACGACGACGGCTATACCTTCATCCTCGGCCGTACCGACGACGTGATCAATGTCGCCGGCCATCGCCTGGGCACGCGCGAAATCGAAGAGGCCATCGCCGGCCACCCGGACGTGGCCGAAGTGGCGGTGATCGGCATGCACGACGAACTGAAGGGACAGGTGCCGGTGGTGTTCGCGACGCTGAAGGCGCAGGCGGCGCCCGCCGCCGCCGCCGGCATCGCCGAGCAGTTGCGGCAATGCGTGGTCGAGCGGCTCGGCGCGGTGGCGCGGCCGGCGCAGGTGTACCTGGTGCAGGCGTTGCCGAAGACGCGCTCGGGCAAGTTGCTGCGGCGCTCGTTGCAGGCCTTGGCCGAGCAGCGCGATCCCGGCGACCTGTCGACGCTGGACGATCCGGGCGCGCTCGACGAGATCCGTCGGGTATTGGGACGCTGA